A section of the Pelomicrobium methylotrophicum genome encodes:
- a CDS encoding phasin family protein: protein MVNLAEKIVALNRANLETAVQAANIALAGAERLIELNLAATKTAIAEGARAAKAVTEVKDVKDLLAVQTASAEPQLEKAASFVRSVYEAIVQTQTDLAKLVEERIVDVNQELIAAFEQAAKTAPAGLGADAAVAAMKSAVAAATNAYDTLSKAAKQMAELTEVNMTAMASKAAAAKKKAA, encoded by the coding sequence ATGGTTAACCTGGCTGAGAAAATCGTGGCGCTGAACCGCGCCAACTTGGAAACGGCCGTCCAGGCCGCCAACATCGCGCTCGCCGGTGCGGAGCGCCTCATCGAGCTCAATCTTGCTGCGACCAAGACCGCCATCGCCGAGGGGGCCCGGGCCGCCAAGGCGGTCACCGAGGTCAAGGACGTCAAGGACCTCCTCGCCGTCCAGACAGCCTCTGCGGAGCCTCAGCTGGAGAAGGCCGCGTCCTTTGTCCGCAGCGTGTACGAGGCGATCGTTCAGACTCAGACGGACTTGGCGAAGCTGGTGGAAGAGCGCATCGTCGATGTCAACCAGGAGCTGATCGCAGCCTTTGAGCAGGCGGCGAAGACCGCTCCTGCCGGCCTCGGCGCGGATGCCGCGGTGGCTGCGATGAAGTCCGCGGTGGCCGCCGCCACCAACGCCTACGACACCCTGTCGAAGGCGGCAAAGCAGATGGCTGAGCTCACCGAAGTCAACATGACGGCAATGGCGAGCAAGGCCGCGGC